One Oscillospiraceae bacterium genomic region harbors:
- a CDS encoding MobC family plasmid mobilization relaxosome protein: MNDKELEELNRNVQCAGICREKYIRCALMGITIHPRTPDSCKALARQVAAVGNNLNQLARIANFNGKAEDAYLQEAQQIMTRIWLLMKEQL, from the coding sequence ATGAACGACAAGGAGCTGGAAGAACTGAACCGGAATGTTCAGTGCGCCGGTATTTGCAGAGAGAAATATATCCGCTGCGCGTTGATGGGCATTACCATTCACCCCCGCACACCGGACAGCTGCAAGGCGCTGGCAAGGCAGGTGGCGGCGGTCGGAAACAACCTGAACCAGTTAGCGCGCATTGCCAACTTCAACGGCAAGGCAGAGGACGCTTATCTGCAAGAGGCGCAGCAGATCATGACTCGCATCTGGCTGCTTATGAAGGAACAGTTATAA
- a CDS encoding relaxase/mobilization nuclease domain-containing protein yields MATTKILPVRKRLKDCLDYAANPKKTEIFRGDALDRLMHYTQNENKTEHQLYVTGFNCDPQNACLIMEATKRRWHKEVGHGNAGYHIIQSFKPGEASPDQVHQIGCEFARRCLADRFECTVSTHLDKGHLHNHIVVNSVSFMDGKMFRNDFKTYYQGIRQISDDLCRQNRLSVIETDGRGISYGEWRNRREGKPTLRGMVKADVEMALAESSDFDDFVGNLQKMGYEVKYGSRVKHMAVRHQDSKRFVRLDGVAPQFSESELREFFTQLKKLPPEMQQEYQAENQPVQQGWQTTPALPVVRRVRCRSRLNRPYKKVGGIMACYYHYCALLRRSYRGKSGRRCYYLLREDFSKFNRYRRQCDLLWEQKIESTEELRTYKARLTHELEVLTQKRKYLYNHKEALTPDVRNRRLEELSARMRTVRRELNTCADIETDAAALQLKWQEVRQAEKEEREVNENEQRRRSR; encoded by the coding sequence ATGGCGACAACAAAAATCCTGCCGGTGCGCAAGCGCCTGAAAGACTGCCTGGACTATGCTGCCAACCCGAAAAAGACCGAGATCTTTCGCGGCGATGCGCTCGACCGGCTGATGCACTACACCCAGAACGAGAACAAGACGGAACACCAGCTCTATGTCACCGGCTTTAACTGCGACCCGCAAAACGCCTGCCTGATTATGGAGGCAACCAAACGCCGCTGGCATAAGGAAGTAGGACACGGCAATGCCGGCTACCATATTATCCAGAGCTTTAAGCCCGGCGAAGCCAGCCCGGACCAGGTGCATCAAATCGGCTGCGAATTCGCCAGACGCTGTCTGGCGGATCGGTTTGAGTGTACGGTGTCCACCCATCTGGACAAGGGGCATCTGCATAACCATATTGTGGTCAATTCGGTTTCCTTTATGGACGGCAAAATGTTCCGCAACGATTTCAAAACCTACTATCAGGGCATACGGCAAATTTCCGATGACCTGTGCCGGCAAAACCGGTTGTCAGTCATAGAAACGGACGGGCGCGGCATCTCGTATGGCGAATGGCGCAACCGCCGCGAGGGCAAGCCGACACTGCGCGGTATGGTCAAAGCGGATGTGGAAATGGCGCTTGCCGAAAGCTCCGACTTTGACGATTTTGTCGGCAATCTGCAAAAGATGGGCTATGAGGTCAAGTACGGTTCCCGCGTCAAGCACATGGCGGTTCGGCACCAAGACAGTAAAAGGTTTGTGCGGCTGGACGGTGTAGCGCCGCAGTTCTCCGAATCGGAATTGAGAGAGTTTTTCACGCAACTAAAAAAACTTCCGCCCGAAATGCAGCAGGAATATCAGGCAGAAAACCAGCCTGTGCAGCAAGGTTGGCAGACGACACCGGCACTGCCGGTTGTGCGCCGCGTGCGCTGCCGCAGCAGACTGAACCGCCCGTATAAAAAGGTAGGCGGCATTATGGCTTGCTACTACCATTATTGCGCCTTGCTGCGCAGAAGCTACCGCGGCAAAAGCGGACGGCGCTGCTACTACCTGCTGCGCGAGGATTTCAGCAAATTCAACCGCTATCGGCGGCAATGCGATTTGCTGTGGGAGCAAAAAATCGAATCCACCGAGGAACTGCGGACCTACAAGGCAAGGCTGACCCACGAACTGGAGGTGCTTACCCAAAAACGAAAATATCTATACAACCACAAGGAAGCCCTGACGCCGGATGTCCGTAACAGGCGGCTGGAAGAATTGTCTGCCCGGATGCGAACCGTGCGCAGGGAGCTGAATACCTGCGCAGACATTGAAACCGATGCTGCCGCCTTGCAGCTGAAATGGCAGGAAGTGCGGCAGGCTGAAAAAGAAGAACGCGAGGTGAACGAAAATGAACAACGGCGGAGAAGCCGCTGA
- a CDS encoding PcfB family protein yields the protein MNNGGEAADQMVREALQFSEVAIKLTALGFKNSLAIALAYAKENPKVRGKTSLDRLLREGKEMKIIPLQTKDLAQFKAYAKQYGVLFASIKDKSAPSEKIDIMFKAEDVSKLNRIYEQLGYTVPKKIATDRKNAETRRQTPDPMLTRGKTMEDIDPRPSFKTVAAQLRKAAARSAERAVNATRKEER from the coding sequence ATGAACAACGGCGGAGAAGCCGCTGACCAGATGGTGCGCGAGGCACTGCAATTTTCTGAGGTGGCTATCAAGCTGACAGCGCTGGGCTTTAAGAACTCACTGGCGATAGCGCTTGCCTACGCCAAGGAAAACCCCAAAGTGCGCGGCAAGACAAGTCTTGACCGCCTACTGCGCGAGGGCAAGGAGATGAAGATCATTCCTTTGCAGACCAAGGATCTTGCCCAGTTCAAGGCGTATGCCAAACAGTACGGCGTGCTGTTTGCGTCCATCAAGGACAAGAGCGCGCCGAGCGAGAAAATCGACATTATGTTTAAGGCAGAGGATGTATCCAAGCTGAACCGCATTTATGAACAGCTTGGGTATACCGTGCCCAAAAAGATTGCAACTGACCGAAAAAACGCAGAAACCCGCCGCCAGACGCCCGATCCGATGCTGACGCGCGGGAAGACGATGGAGGATATTGACCCCCGCCCCTCGTTCAAGACGGTGGCGGCACAGCTGCGCAAGGCAGCAGCCCGCAGTGCGGAACGCGCGGTCAATGCGACCCGAAAGGAGGAACGCTAA
- a CDS encoding type IV secretory system conjugative DNA transfer family protein → MRPNKDRQNLWLWVALLLPLLWLAAGLAQITEQAHGLSALAAGLTALLNDPLNLRWCSSTPKFLLAVLVLYPLGVYCYLLDQADRRPGEEHGSAYWGNAKELNERYRNRKDPWQEIILSQNVRLSNDSYQHQRNLHVVVIGGSGSGKTRFFVKPNALQCSGSYFFLDPKGELTYSLGGAMEKNGVTVTVIDFVHFRGHYNPVAYLKTDEDAMKLAYALVFNTKKNPAASGGENEFWDKSAVMFLASLILYILYESPLYERNLSTMMDMILECKVSEDSYDENRMDILFGELEQRDPHHPAVLQYRSFKLGSAKTLSSIMVTAVSNLHMLQSAAFAEMIATDEMFLPKLGVEKRAIFCVIPDNDDTFNFMVSILYTQLFDQLFRLADSTPEFHGTLPVHVRLMMDEFANVATPENFVKILAVARSRNISCDIILQNISQIKSKYKDDWETIIGNCDSLVYLGGNDYSTFEYISKLLGKQTIRTKGQSIGKGSHGSSSDSYQVTGRELMTPDEVRRMKRSDCLVMISGEAPVRDKKYNLFDHPNLKYTPDYRSPRGLLHRFATPIPAPEGYTMPPDYMAQAGTVSLAYVAELTCPEITEDLYDELQEWEESLL, encoded by the coding sequence ATGCGCCCGAATAAGGATCGACAGAACCTCTGGCTCTGGGTTGCCTTGCTGCTGCCGCTGCTCTGGCTGGCGGCAGGGCTGGCGCAGATTACCGAACAGGCGCACGGGCTGTCCGCTTTGGCGGCAGGGCTTACCGCGCTGTTGAACGACCCGCTGAACCTGCGTTGGTGCAGCAGCACCCCGAAATTTTTGCTGGCGGTTTTGGTGCTCTACCCGCTGGGGGTGTATTGCTATCTGCTCGACCAGGCGGATCGCCGCCCCGGCGAGGAACACGGCTCTGCCTATTGGGGCAACGCCAAAGAGTTGAACGAACGCTACCGCAACCGCAAGGACCCGTGGCAGGAAATCATTCTTTCCCAGAATGTCCGCCTCAGCAATGATTCCTATCAGCACCAGCGGAATCTGCACGTTGTTGTGATTGGCGGTTCCGGCAGCGGTAAGACCCGCTTCTTTGTAAAACCGAATGCCCTGCAATGCAGTGGCTCCTACTTCTTTTTGGACCCCAAGGGGGAGCTGACCTATTCCCTCGGCGGTGCTATGGAGAAAAACGGCGTCACCGTGACGGTCATTGACTTTGTGCATTTCCGCGGACATTACAATCCGGTAGCGTACCTGAAAACCGATGAGGACGCTATGAAACTTGCCTATGCGCTGGTGTTCAACACCAAAAAGAACCCGGCAGCCTCCGGCGGCGAAAACGAGTTCTGGGACAAGAGCGCTGTTATGTTTTTGGCATCGTTGATTTTGTATATTCTGTACGAATCCCCGCTGTATGAGCGCAATCTCAGCACGATGATGGATATGATTCTGGAATGTAAGGTCAGCGAGGACAGCTATGATGAAAACCGTATGGATATTCTGTTCGGTGAACTGGAACAGCGCGACCCGCATCACCCGGCTGTGCTGCAATACCGTTCGTTCAAGCTCGGCAGCGCGAAAACCCTGTCCAGCATTATGGTCACGGCGGTATCCAATCTGCATATGCTGCAATCGGCGGCGTTTGCCGAGATGATTGCCACCGATGAAATGTTCCTGCCGAAGTTGGGCGTGGAGAAACGCGCCATCTTCTGCGTTATCCCCGACAATGACGATACCTTTAACTTTATGGTTTCGATTCTGTACACCCAACTGTTTGACCAGCTGTTTCGCCTTGCTGATTCCACGCCGGAATTCCACGGCACACTGCCGGTTCATGTACGCCTGATGATGGACGAGTTTGCCAATGTCGCAACGCCGGAAAACTTTGTAAAGATCCTTGCCGTTGCGCGCAGCCGCAACATAAGCTGCGATATCATTCTGCAAAATATTTCCCAGATCAAAAGCAAATACAAGGACGACTGGGAAACGATCATCGGCAACTGTGACAGCTTAGTCTACCTTGGCGGCAACGATTACAGCACCTTTGAGTACATTTCCAAGCTGCTGGGCAAGCAGACCATCCGCACCAAGGGGCAGAGCATCGGCAAGGGCAGCCACGGGTCGTCCAGCGACAGCTATCAGGTCACAGGGCGCGAGCTGATGACCCCGGACGAGGTGCGCCGCATGAAACGCAGCGACTGCCTTGTAATGATCAGCGGCGAGGCACCGGTGAGGGACAAGAAATACAACCTTTTTGACCACCCAAACCTGAAATACACACCCGACTACCGCAGCCCGCGGGGACTGCTGCATCGCTTTGCAACCCCCATCCCCGCGCCGGAGGGCTACACGATGCCCCCGGATTATATGGCGCAGGCCGGCACGGTATCGCTTGCTTATGTGGCGGAGCTGACCTGCCCCGAAATTACCGAAGATCTATACGATGAATTACAAGAATGGGAGGAATCTCTATTATGA
- a CDS encoding TrbC/VirB2 family protein, with protein MTIKKPVSAPETQRKIKRSYLTVATVAAAVIVMALPVYADDPLATINALSDFVFSAIKAIGAILLGFGIVQIGLALKSHDAGQRAQGFMTFFGGVVIYFAKDILDMIL; from the coding sequence ATGACAATCAAAAAACCTGTATCCGCACCGGAAACCCAGCGCAAAATCAAGCGCAGTTACCTGACGGTTGCCACGGTTGCCGCCGCGGTAATCGTGATGGCGCTGCCTGTGTATGCGGACGACCCGCTGGCGACCATCAATGCACTGAGTGATTTTGTGTTCAGCGCCATTAAGGCGATTGGTGCCATTCTGCTGGGCTTCGGCATTGTGCAGATCGGTCTTGCCCTCAAAAGCCACGATGCCGGGCAGCGTGCGCAGGGCTTTATGACCTTTTTCGGAGGCGTAGTTATCTACTTTGCCAAGGATATTTTGGATATGATTCTGTAA
- a CDS encoding ATP-binding protein has protein sequence MALVTNEQVIKALRNYNPWWRNPSAAKEEDRPQHRVAYHETLRIMQHKTIRRFAVLSGARRVGKTTILYQIINHLIDNGVNPRNIFYATFDNPVLKMAGVDMVLSAYDSMYPVEGVRYVFFDEIQYTENWELWMKVIYDSRKDIRLAATGSASPIIEDASTDSGTGRWTVIKIPTLSFYEYCQLLQLDDMPLLPDHLKITDIPKMENAEVADLMARFEPLVKHFNRYLTIGGFPELALSDDDLYAQRMLREDVVDKVIKRDVLTLFKVRSPLLMEKLFLYLCMNSTEIFSATTAAKELDNISPNTIESYVDALVKSNLIYMAYPIAVGSKSVLKGRPKIYIADAAIRNAVLMVDDVLSDERELGLLIETTVYKHLVSFYQGTGAQLGYYRKAKENQKEVDAVIELPQQKILCEVKYKNNSHIPQTDGIVELCNDPKAGITDAFVITKQLEDFGVTRHETSPKIYRIPAIAFLYLIGKEESDGMSGRL, from the coding sequence GTGGCACTGGTGACAAATGAGCAGGTAATTAAAGCCCTCCGAAATTACAATCCTTGGTGGAGAAATCCAAGCGCTGCGAAAGAAGAAGATCGACCACAGCATCGTGTTGCCTATCATGAAACACTGCGAATTATGCAGCATAAGACGATTCGGCGTTTTGCTGTTCTTTCCGGCGCACGTCGCGTAGGTAAAACGACCATTCTTTATCAAATCATCAATCACCTGATTGATAACGGTGTGAATCCGCGAAATATCTTTTATGCAACCTTTGATAACCCCGTACTGAAAATGGCGGGAGTTGATATGGTTTTATCTGCTTACGATTCCATGTACCCGGTAGAGGGTGTGCGCTATGTTTTCTTTGACGAAATTCAGTACACCGAAAATTGGGAACTCTGGATGAAAGTGATTTATGACAGTCGTAAAGACATTCGGCTGGCGGCCACAGGTTCGGCAAGCCCTATTATTGAGGATGCGTCAACCGATAGCGGAACAGGTCGTTGGACAGTCATTAAAATTCCCACGCTTTCCTTTTATGAATACTGCCAGCTTTTGCAGTTGGATGATATGCCGTTACTGCCGGACCACTTAAAAATCACAGATATACCTAAAATGGAAAATGCCGAGGTCGCGGATTTGATGGCGCGCTTTGAACCGTTAGTTAAGCATTTCAACCGCTATCTTACCATCGGCGGATTTCCGGAACTGGCGCTGTCCGATGATGATCTTTATGCGCAGCGTATGCTGCGTGAGGATGTTGTGGATAAGGTAATAAAGCGCGATGTGCTTACCTTGTTCAAAGTTCGCAGTCCACTGTTAATGGAAAAGCTATTCCTATACTTGTGCATGAATTCAACAGAAATCTTTAGTGCTACGACTGCGGCTAAAGAGTTGGATAATATATCCCCGAACACCATTGAATCCTATGTGGATGCCCTTGTAAAATCCAACTTGATTTATATGGCATATCCAATCGCTGTCGGAAGCAAGTCGGTTCTGAAAGGGCGTCCTAAGATTTATATAGCGGATGCCGCCATTCGCAATGCGGTTCTGATGGTAGACGATGTTCTGTCCGATGAGCGTGAGTTGGGGCTTTTAATTGAAACCACTGTATATAAGCATCTGGTATCGTTTTATCAAGGGACAGGCGCACAGCTTGGCTATTATCGAAAGGCAAAAGAAAATCAAAAAGAGGTCGATGCCGTAATTGAACTCCCGCAGCAAAAAATTCTGTGCGAAGTCAAATACAAAAACAATTCGCATATACCGCAGACGGATGGCATTGTAGAATTGTGCAATGATCCTAAAGCTGGCATTACAGATGCCTTTGTCATCACGAAGCAGCTGGAGGACTTTGGCGTGACGCGCCATGAAACTTCTCCTAAAATCTATCGAATTCCCGCTATTGCATTTTTGTACCTTATTGGCAAGGAAGAATCCGATGGAATGAGTGGCAGACTTTAA
- a CDS encoding PrgI family protein has translation MQIPINKDIRRYQEEILMGLTLRQLLCSGIAIGLAVLIYLWTKPLLGQETASWLCILAAAPIAAAGFLSYDGLPFEKFVIIVLESAILYNGWRVWKTELRPKQKGKVKKIAFK, from the coding sequence ATGCAGATTCCGATCAATAAAGACATTCGGCGCTATCAGGAAGAAATTCTTATGGGGCTGACCCTGCGCCAGTTACTTTGTTCCGGCATCGCCATTGGGTTGGCGGTGCTGATTTATTTATGGACAAAACCGCTGTTGGGGCAGGAAACCGCCAGCTGGCTGTGTATCCTTGCCGCGGCACCCATTGCCGCCGCGGGATTTTTAAGCTATGACGGGCTACCGTTTGAAAAGTTTGTTATCATCGTGTTGGAAAGCGCGATTCTGTACAACGGTTGGCGGGTATGGAAAACCGAACTGCGCCCCAAACAAAAAGGAAAGGTGAAGAAGATTGCGTTTAAGTGA
- a CDS encoding ATP-binding protein, giving the protein MRLSEYASTQRTYGSRKVPRSVQQSIPIDRIYEDGTWRCGNVYSQMWSMPDINFTMSDEDNKAKILNLLGKVYMGVPSDCWLKICIVSQRMDEKCFRENVLLHRNLDGLDKWRVERNRRIRQCVQDAGNVVQHKYLILSTNKQNVNDARSRLRQVQGNLLAELSNLGCTIKPMTNNERLEVLHNFFRRGEEGRFQFSFDDYGKLGNDFRNTIAPDAMRFTTQHAEIDDGFAKAMAIAQYPQQLSDNFVATLLQQVPYIVLSIDITPVETEDAMREIEASQMKIDSEKYRANRRNVENLDFMATISPRNQQQEKYTAEIRNAICEGDQQVFMVLLSVAFFADTPDELRQETDALQSAASNFNCRFTEMRFQQENCFNTAMPYGLRRVESSHMMLTRSVTALVPFVAQEVQSPQGIFYGRNAITGNLIVGDRTKLINGNAMVIATSGSGKSMSVKMEIIMEFLRWPNARFILVDPENEYELLVKALGGEAIKVSVDSRTYFNPLDYHYDPKTDVPPDVAKIEFVLSMLDKLIGENGHLQPEDRSLIAASLKNIYKPLIASGYTAPCPTLGDLYRDLNKSNLRRAKQLALMLDVFANGSLQAFSHTTNVDMNNRLICFNIQSLGDQLRPIAMMSLLEFINMQVMTNRRKDATAATWIYFDEIHVLLKDPMSSNFLYSSWKRFRKYNAYATGISQDIQDYLDNPVAYALLSNSEFVIMLRQSKSLEALERLYGLSKPQLEFLRNASEGHGIIKMGNSMIPFSNLEPKDTAVYKLITTKPGEATAEK; this is encoded by the coding sequence TTGCGTTTAAGTGAGTATGCGTCAACCCAAAGAACCTACGGCAGCCGCAAGGTGCCGCGCAGTGTGCAGCAGAGCATCCCCATCGACCGAATCTATGAGGACGGGACATGGCGCTGCGGCAATGTGTACAGCCAGATGTGGTCCATGCCGGACATCAACTTTACAATGAGCGATGAGGACAATAAAGCAAAAATCCTTAACCTGCTCGGCAAGGTGTATATGGGTGTGCCTTCTGACTGCTGGCTGAAAATCTGCATTGTCAGCCAGCGCATGGACGAGAAGTGCTTCCGCGAAAATGTTTTGCTGCACCGCAACCTTGACGGCTTGGATAAGTGGCGTGTAGAACGCAACCGCCGAATCCGACAATGCGTCCAAGACGCGGGCAATGTGGTGCAGCACAAGTATCTGATTCTATCCACCAACAAACAGAACGTTAACGATGCCCGCAGCCGTCTGCGGCAGGTGCAGGGCAACCTTCTGGCGGAGCTTTCCAATCTGGGCTGTACAATCAAACCTATGACAAACAATGAACGATTGGAGGTGCTGCACAACTTCTTTCGGCGCGGCGAGGAAGGGCGCTTTCAGTTCAGCTTTGATGACTACGGAAAATTGGGCAACGATTTCCGCAACACGATTGCACCCGATGCGATGCGCTTTACAACCCAACACGCGGAAATAGACGATGGATTTGCCAAGGCAATGGCGATTGCGCAGTATCCGCAGCAGCTGAGCGATAATTTTGTGGCGACGCTGCTCCAACAGGTGCCGTACATCGTTCTCAGCATTGATATTACACCGGTAGAAACCGAGGATGCAATGCGGGAAATCGAGGCTTCTCAAATGAAGATTGACTCCGAAAAGTACCGCGCAAACCGACGCAACGTAGAAAATCTCGACTTTATGGCAACCATCTCTCCTCGCAACCAACAGCAGGAAAAGTACACAGCAGAGATCCGCAATGCCATCTGTGAGGGCGACCAACAGGTATTTATGGTGCTTTTGAGTGTGGCGTTCTTTGCCGACACGCCGGACGAATTGCGGCAGGAAACCGATGCACTGCAATCGGCAGCTTCCAATTTCAACTGCCGCTTTACCGAGATGCGCTTTCAGCAGGAAAACTGCTTTAACACAGCTATGCCCTATGGGCTGCGCCGTGTGGAAAGCAGCCACATGATGCTGACCCGCAGCGTCACGGCGCTGGTGCCGTTTGTGGCGCAGGAAGTACAATCCCCGCAGGGTATCTTCTACGGCAGAAACGCAATTACCGGCAACCTGATCGTGGGCGACCGCACCAAGCTCATCAACGGCAATGCGATGGTGATTGCCACCTCCGGCAGCGGCAAATCCATGAGCGTGAAGATGGAAATTATAATGGAGTTTTTGCGCTGGCCGAACGCGCGGTTCATTCTGGTGGACCCGGAAAATGAATATGAGCTGCTGGTCAAGGCGCTGGGCGGCGAGGCGATCAAGGTGTCTGTGGACAGCCGGACATACTTTAATCCGCTGGATTATCATTACGACCCCAAGACCGATGTGCCGCCCGATGTTGCCAAAATTGAGTTTGTACTGTCGATGCTGGACAAGCTGATCGGCGAGAATGGGCATCTTCAGCCGGAGGACAGAAGCCTGATTGCTGCCAGCCTCAAAAACATTTATAAACCGCTGATTGCCTCCGGCTACACAGCGCCCTGCCCGACGCTCGGTGATTTGTATCGGGATTTGAACAAATCCAACCTGCGTCGCGCAAAGCAGCTGGCGTTGATGCTGGATGTATTCGCCAACGGCAGCTTGCAGGCGTTTTCCCACACCACCAATGTGGATATGAACAACCGCCTGATTTGCTTTAATATCCAAAGTCTGGGCGACCAGCTCCGCCCGATTGCCATGATGTCCCTGCTGGAGTTCATCAATATGCAGGTGATGACCAACCGCCGCAAGGACGCCACGGCGGCAACATGGATCTACTTTGATGAGATTCATGTGCTGTTAAAGGACCCGATGAGTTCCAATTTCCTGTATTCCTCTTGGAAAAGGTTCCGCAAGTACAATGCCTACGCCACCGGCATCTCGCAGGATATTCAGGATTATCTGGATAACCCCGTGGCGTATGCGCTGCTTTCCAACAGTGAGTTTGTCATTATGCTGCGGCAATCGAAAAGTCTGGAAGCCTTGGAACGCCTGTACGGGCTGTCCAAGCCGCAGCTGGAATTTCTGCGCAACGCCAGCGAGGGACACGGCATTATCAAGATGGGCAACAGCATGATACCGTTCTCCAATCTGGAACCCAAGGATACGGCGGTGTATAAGCTCATCACGACCAAACCGGGTGAGGCAACCGCAGAGAAATGA
- a CDS encoding VOC family protein: protein MVGRIYHVGLTVSDLDRSVAFYRDILGLAFQGEIFMEGKETDKMFRRANCKARVAYLNGSKAIETPPVELIQFVNSEIHKEQSDLFTTSISEVCFYTDDIDSVYNTLIENHVECLSEPQYFDFRADGFGESRAFYFRDPDGIILEMMQPL from the coding sequence ATGGTTGGAAGAATTTATCACGTTGGATTAACAGTTTCTGATTTGGATCGCTCGGTTGCTTTCTACAGGGACATCCTTGGTCTTGCGTTTCAAGGAGAAATTTTTATGGAAGGCAAAGAAACCGATAAAATGTTTCGTAGAGCAAATTGCAAAGCAAGGGTCGCTTATTTGAACGGTTCTAAGGCTATTGAAACGCCACCGGTCGAGCTGATTCAGTTCGTAAACAGCGAGATTCATAAAGAACAATCCGACTTGTTTACGACATCCATCTCGGAAGTATGTTTCTATACGGATGACATTGATTCTGTCTATAATACCCTTATCGAAAATCATGTGGAGTGCTTGTCTGAACCGCAGTATTTCGACTTTAGGGCAGATGGATTTGGGGAAAGCAGAGCGTTTTATTTCAGAGACCCGGATGGCATTATCCTTGAAATGATGCAGCCTCTTTGA
- a CDS encoding ASCH domain-containing protein, whose product MDQIEKFVKDSGVSIPAYNVCFYDSNGTDEILDNILCGKKRANTGLFSLFEAQMQLLPRTGDYTVVLDSDMQPRCITRTTKVDVVPFEDVTADCAAAEGDGTLAAWKKAHRKAFAAACEEIGRNFDESMKCVCEYFDVIYRADGQ is encoded by the coding sequence ATGGATCAAATTGAGAAATTTGTAAAGGATTCAGGGGTGTCGATTCCTGCCTACAATGTCTGTTTTTATGACAGCAACGGCACCGATGAAATTCTGGACAACATTCTTTGCGGCAAAAAACGCGCCAACACAGGGTTGTTCAGCCTGTTTGAAGCCCAGATGCAGCTGCTGCCGCGCACGGGTGATTACACGGTCGTGCTGGACAGCGATATGCAGCCGCGCTGCATTACCCGCACCACAAAGGTGGACGTTGTCCCGTTTGAAGATGTGACGGCAGACTGTGCCGCCGCCGAGGGGGACGGCACCCTTGCCGCGTGGAAGAAAGCCCACCGCAAGGCGTTTGCCGCAGCGTGTGAGGAAATCGGCAGGAACTTTGACGAAAGCATGAAGTGCGTCTGCGAGTATTTTGATGTGATTTACCGCGCAGATGGGCAGTGA
- a CDS encoding SOS response-associated peptidase: MCGRYQFSADEYKEIRQIVRDAQRRSEGNELNFPMAGDICPSQVAPVLVSRREKIVGEFQQWGLPGFRGRQQIINARAETVTEKPMFRRSIAFQRCVIPATGFYEWDAAKHKYFFQMPGQPLYLAGIYDNISGVNCFIILTTEPNDSVAPIHDRMPLLLSHEQVRPWLVDAGAALELLCSRPPLLLRTSCDGQLGFDDLA; encoded by the coding sequence ATGTGTGGACGGTATCAGTTTTCTGCCGATGAGTATAAAGAGATTCGCCAGATCGTGCGCGATGCACAGCGCAGAAGCGAGGGAAACGAACTCAATTTCCCAATGGCAGGGGATATTTGCCCCTCGCAGGTGGCACCAGTGCTGGTTTCTCGCAGGGAGAAGATCGTGGGCGAGTTTCAGCAATGGGGGTTGCCCGGTTTTCGCGGCAGACAGCAAATCATCAATGCCCGCGCCGAAACGGTGACGGAAAAGCCGATGTTTCGCCGCAGTATTGCCTTCCAGCGCTGCGTGATCCCCGCCACCGGCTTTTATGAATGGGACGCCGCCAAGCACAAATATTTTTTTCAAATGCCGGGACAGCCGCTTTACTTGGCGGGCATTTATGATAATATAAGTGGTGTGAACTGCTTTATCATTCTGACCACCGAGCCCAACGATTCGGTAGCGCCCATCCACGACCGTATGCCGCTGCTGCTCTCCCACGAGCAGGTGCGCCCGTGGTTGGTGGACGCCGGTGCGGCGCTGGAGCTGCTTTGCAGCCGCCCGCCGCTGCTGCTGCGTACAAGCTGTGATGGGCAGTTAGGCTTTGATGATCTTGCGTGA